The following proteins come from a genomic window of Phaeodactylum tricornutum CCAP 1055/1 chromosome 19, whole genome shotgun sequence:
- a CDS encoding predicted protein, producing the protein PVKIEPKVFFANERTFLAWMHLSVVLAGASIAILAFTEDNNPFSQLYGVILLPVAISFIVYSMYQYARRANMIRHRHPGPYEDTVGPVVLGIMLMVSIVAQFSLKLYSMIEA; encoded by the coding sequence CCAGTTAAGATTGAGCCCAAAGTATTTTTTGCTAATGAGCGTACTTTTCTCGCATGGATGCACCTTTCTGTCGTGCTCGCGGGTGCCTCCATTGCTATTCTTGCCTTTACCGAAGACAACAATCCGTTTTCCCAATTGTATGGTGTCATTCTGTTGCCTGTGGCCATATCTTTTATTGTGTACAGTATGTATCAGTACGCTCGACGTGCAAATATGATTCGCCACCGACACCCGGGTCCATATGAAGATACCGTGGGACCTGTTGTTTTGGGAATTATGCTCATGGTCAGTATCGTTGCACAATTTTCTTTGAAATTGTATTCGATGATTGAAGCGTGA
- a CDS encoding predicted protein gives GDPILLVHGFGASVNHFRYNIPLLVKEGYRVYAIDLLGFGASDKPKDEAYSIELFVQLLTDFIQDKYTESKPWVIAGNSIGGLCSLSVAEKIPHMIQAVVLFNTSRGMSVFRYEDVPRVFRPVLRFFQKVVLGPKNGPRFFKNFKTRENVQKILISQGVYRDPKNVNDELLEILLGPSDDEGAEDVFLAVFAGPPGPLPETILPKLSCPILAVWGGKDPWAPVSGGPYLSGSMFGQLTKDFTLEVLPEAGHCPHDECPEAVHEKLVPFLDAA, from the exons GGGGATCCCATTTTGCTTGTTCATGGATTCGGTGCAAGTGTCAACCATTTTCGCTACAATATCCCGTTGCTTGTGAAAGAAGGGTATCGCGTGTATGCCATTGATTTGCTTGGATTCGGTGCAAG cgaCAAACCGAAGGATGAAGCGTATAGTATTGAGCTGTTCGTCCAGCTACTCACAGATTTCATCCAAGACAAATATACAGAAAGCAAGCCATGGGTAATCGCCGGCAATTCAATCGGGGGACTTTGCTCGCTTAGCGTTGCGGAAAAGATCCCTCACATGATCCAGGCGGTTGTCCTGTTTAACACCTCGAGAGGGATGTCGGTGTTTCGATACGAAGACGTGCCCCGGGTCTTCCGACCAGTTCTTCGCTTCTTTCAGAAAGTCGTTTTGGGCCCTAAGAACGGCCCccgctttttcaaaaacttcAAAACACGCGAGAATGTACAAAAGATTCTGATATCCCAGGGAGTGTACAGGGACCCCAAAAACGTGAACGATGAACTGTTGGAAATTTTGCTGGGCCCATCTGATGATGAAGGCGCCGAGGATGTATTTTTGGCTGTGTTTGCGGGACCTCCCGGACCATTACCCGAAACAATTTTACCAAAGCTATCGTGCCCTATTCTTGCAGTTTGGGGTGGCAAAGATCCATGGGCGCCAGTATCGGGCGGGCCTTACCTGTCTGGGTCTATGTTTGGTCAACTAACAAAGGATTTTACCCTTGAGGTACTCCCGGAAGCTGGTCACTGCCCGCATGATGAATGTCCCGAAGCTGTGCACGAAAAGTTGGTTCCGTTTCTGGACGCAGCA
- a CDS encoding predicted protein (unknown function; weak similarity to transcriptional regulator protein; located in cytosol; unknownn protein), translating into MSTSAHFKLSDFPHKVLDPIATLTVPPTYATIKRAQRQLMTNAAAIPTLNGGGAHGHMALTLTALAYADISDVPFVIPVAPPANPPPGATQPQITENNRIHQRDADIYNLYVAVNNALRQQLLDAVPRIYVRALAHPMFEFSNVTCLDLLSHLWTKYGTIKPAELQKNFQSMYTPWNTTEPLESVFLQLDEAIAFSIDGNDPISEAAAVRAGYEVIAHSGLLPLDCKEWRKLPTAAHTLAHFQQHFSLADDDRRLTATTGSLGYANVLAAAPSLAPATTSDTLSLPFSALSVSQTSVSSPDMTYCWTHGTSKNRRHTSATCKNKAPGHRDDATATNTLGGSTKERGTATPMVNSSNTDSLNHITRLNSSVVPSPPSPHTSAIADTGCTGHYITVNCPHTHKRPASPSLAVRVPNGAVLRSSHIATLALPGFSPSACQAHIFPGLTSHPLISIGQLCDDGCTATFSATRLEIHRDTTLLLSGTRAPTTGLWHLDLTPAKPPATAHALVPNTPLADRIAFVHASLFSPAISTWCQALDSGHLATFPALSSRQVRKYPPHSPAMVKGHLDQQRANLRSTKLPPVGSPITTEPPAAAVPDLDPPDAHPVTRTHHVFVAHQRVTGQIYTDQPGRFLTPSSAGHNDMLVLYDYDSNAIHVELMKNKSGPEILAAYKRAHALLTQRGLRPQLQRLDNEASAALQSFMSSEHVDFQLAPPHLHRRNAAERAIRTFKNHFIAGLCTTNPDFPLHLWDRLLPQALITLNLLRRSRINPKLSAHAQLHGAFDYNRTPLAPPGTRVLVHVKPAVRETWAPHAVEGWYLGPALNHYRCHRVWITETRAERVADTLSWFPTRIPMPAASSTDRALAAARDLVHALQNPSPASPFAPLDATQHQALTDLATLFATVAAPADDVPAPAPVPPVRPPAPTTPLAQVRFAVPLVTAKHAPALPRPFRGCPPWPPITLAPATPAVAAAKHAHNRQPQP; encoded by the exons ATGTCGACCTCGGCTCATTTCAAACTgagcgactttcctcacaaagtcctcgacCCGATCGCCACCCTCACCGTCCCACCCACCTACGCGACCATCAAGCGTGCCCAACGCCAGCTCATGACtaacgccgccgccattccCACACTCAACGGAGGTGGCGCCCACGGCCATATGGCCTTGACCCTGACCGCCCTTGCCTACGCCGACATCAGCGACGTCCCGTTCGTCATTCCCGTCGCCCCTCCGGCCAATCCGCCTCCCGGCGCCACGCAACCGCAAAtcaccgaaaacaaccgcATTCATCAACGCGATGCTGACATCTACAACCTTTATGTCGCCGTCAACAACGCGCTTCGGCAGCAACTTCTCGACGCGGTTCCCCGCATTTATGTCCGCGCCCTCGCCCATCCCATGTTCGAGTTTAGCAACGTCACGTGCCTCGACTTGCTCTCGCACCTCTGGACCAAATACGGCACCATCAAGCCCGCCGAGCtccagaaaaatttccagtccATGTACACCCCTTGGAACACAACCGAGCCGCTCGAATCCGTTTTTCTTCAGCTCGACGAGGCCATCGCTTTCTCCATTGACGGTAACGACCCCATCTCGGAAGCTGCGGCTGTTCGCGCAGGCTACGAAGTCATTGCGCACTCGGGCCTGCTCCCCCTGGACTgcaaagaatggcgcaaATTGCCTACTGCTGCTCACACACTTGCCCATTTCCAGCAGCACTTTTCccttgccgacgacgaccggCGCCTCACGGCCACCACCGGTTCCCTTGGATACGCCAATGTGCTTGCTGCTGCCCCCTCTCTTGCTCCTGCCACAACCTCCGACACTCTCAGCCTTCCTTTCTCCGCGCTCTCTGTGTCCCAAACTTCTGTCTCTTCGCCGGACATGAcctattgctggacccatggTACCAGCAAAAACCGGCGCCATACGAGCGCCAcgtgcaagaacaaggcccctggccatcgcgacgacgcgaccgccaccaacactctCGGCGGCTCCACCAAG gaaagagggacggctacgccgATGGTTAACTCTAGTAATACCGATTCTTTAAATCATATTACTCGTCTTAATTCAtctgtagtcccctccccgcctagtcCCCATACCTCGGCCATTGCTGACACCGGTTGCACCGGCCATTACATCACCGTCAACTGCCCCCACACCCACAAACGTCCTGCAAGCCCcagccttgccgtccgtgtCCCTAACGGCGCCGTCCTCCGCTCAAGCCACATTGCCACCCTAGCCCTCCCTGGCTTCTCCCCTTCTGCTTGCCAGGCCCACATCTTCCCCGGGCTTACCTCGCACCCACTCATTTCGATTGGACAACTTTGTGACGACGGCTGCACTGCCACTTTCTCAGCCACTCGCCTCGAGATCCACCGCGACACTACACTACTCCTCTCCGGCACTCGTGCACCCACTACCGGCCTCTGGCACCTTGATCTTACCCCTGCCAAGCCTCCTGCCACAGCCCACGCTCTAGTTCCCAACACTCCCCTCGCTGACCGCATCGCTTTTGTTCATGCCTCGCTCTTCTCCCCGGCTATCTCCACATGGTGCCAGGCCCTCGACTCCGGCCATCTTGCAACCTTTCCTGCACTTTCCTCCCGCCAGGTCCGCAAGTATCCACCTCATTCCcccgccatggtcaaaggccacctcgaccaacaacgcgcaaaccttcgctccaccaagcttccCCCTGTAGGTTCCCCCATCACGACGGAACCCCCTGCCGCCGCTGTGCCCGACCTTGACCCTCCCGACGCCCACCCCGTCACACGCACacaccatgtctttgttgcCCACCAACGGGTTACCGGTCAGATCTACACGGACCAACCGGGCCGCTTCCTCACTCCCTCCAGTGCCGGCCACAACGATATGCTTGTTCTTTATGATTACGATAGCAATGCTATCCACgtcgaactcatgaagaacaagtccggcCCCGAGATTCTAGCAGCCTATAAGCGCGCTCATGCTCTTCTCACCCAGCGCGGCCTTCGTCCCCAACTTCAGCGTcttgacaacgaagcctctgcAGCCCTCCAGTCCTTCATGTCCTCCGAGCACGTGGACTTTCAGCTAGCACCCCCTCATCtacaccgtcgtaatgcCGCCGAACGGGCCATACGCACCTTCAAGAACCACTTCATTGCTGGCCTCTGTACCAcaaacccggattttcccCTTCATCTTTGGGACCGACTCCTCCCACAGGCCCTCATTACcctcaatcttcttcgtcgctcccgcatcaatcccaagTTGTCCGCCCACGCACAACTTCACGGTGCCTTTGACTACAACCGCACCCCGCTTGCTCCTCCAGGCACCCGCGTCTTAGTCCATGTCAAGCCCGCTGTTCGCGAAACCTGGGCCCCCCATGCTGTCGAAGGTTGGTATCTCGGCCCCGCTCTCAACCATTATCGCTGCCATCGCGTATGGATCACGGAAACACGTGCCGAACGTGTTGCCGACACCCTTTCCTGGTTCCCGACCCGCATTCCCATGCccgccgcttcgtccaccgaccgcgccctggccgccgcccgtgaCCTGGTCCATGCCCTCCAGAATCCTTCCCCGGCGTCTCCGTTCGCCCCCCTCGATGCCACCCAGCACCAGGCACTCACAGATCTTGCCACCCTCTTTGCCACTGTGGCCGCCCcagccgacgacgtccctgCACCCGCTCCCGTGCCTCCGGTCCGTCCCCCTGCCCCAACAACTCCCCTTGCTCAGGTCcgctttgccgttcctcttgtCACGGCCAAACATGCCCcggcacttccgagg CccttccgagggtgcccacccTGGCCACCTATCACTCTCGCACCGGCAACCccggccgtcgccgccgcaaagCACGCACACAACcggcaaccccaaccctag
- a CDS encoding predicted protein, translating into MRKGSQTLSLTRRNNRRKSSTPTEEAPVADAPDTAPTSMASSDPPPKARAKQQNSSKVTPDQAVLTAKNYRMAKELSELRVRHREECKNVTRLTMENMNLASRCREAISHVAMLKKELALTQKQTGSVLTRKELEHSQNTGTSASVSTVECNDTNVPEVLVPTRQPEVHQLAPLSTSQSVAGPTVTAKANSVSRKSDEGVKKDTPGRLCPIHEPPSKSTKESGTGASPTLTLTANSTDESSETESTLTKNDGMQLVNSSEGSTVSPRQNLTPPSPAVLSEDAESEVEDSPDSHDIPIGTADSDEFEEQLSVDREYWN; encoded by the exons ATGAGGAAAGGGAGTCAGACCTTGTCGTTGACCCGACGGAACAATCGGCGCAAGTCGTCGACACCCACGGAAGAAGCCCCCGTCGCGGATGCTCCAGACACCGCTCCAACATCAATGGCTTCGTCGGATCCCCCGCCCAAAGCGCGGGCCAAGCAGCAGAATTCGTCCAAAGTAACGCCGGATCAAGCCGTCTTGACGGCCAAGAATTACCGCATGGCAAAAGAACTG AGCGAACTTCGGGTACGGCACCGCGAAGAATGCAAGAACGTTACGAGGCTAACGATGGAAAAC ATGAATTTGGCTTCCCGGTGTCGTGAAGCGATCAGCCACGTAGCAAtgctgaaaaaggaattggCGCTGACACAGAAACAGACAGGCTCGGTGCTGACCCGAAAAGAACTGGAGCATTCGCAGAACACCGGAACGAGTGCAAGTGTTAGTACTGTGGAATGCAACGATACGAATGTGCCGGAGGTGCTTGTTCCCACCAGGCAGCCCGAAGTTCACCAACTCGCGCCCTTGTCGACGAGTCAATCAGTTGCCGGTCCGACTGTGACGGCGAAAGCTAATTCAGTCAGCCGGAAGTCTGATGAAGGGGTCAAAAAGGACACCCCGGGTCGTCTGTGTCCAATACACGAACCTCCCTCGAAATCCACCAAGGAATCCGGAACGGGAGCTTCTCCCACACTCACCTTGACCGCCAACAGTACAGACGAGTCGTCGGAAACTGAAAGCACTTTGACGAAAAACGATGGGATGCAACTGGTGAATTCCTCGGAAGGATCCACAGTCTCGCCGAGGCAAAACTTGACACCACCTAGCCCCGCCGTGTTATCTGAAGACGCGGAGTCCGAAGTTGAAGATTCCCCTGACAGTCATGACATACCCATTGGAACAGCCGATTCCGATGAATTTGAAGAGCAACTATCAG TCGATCGGGAATACTGGAACTGA
- a CDS encoding predicted protein has translation MAAFDPVDSEKPAELLDPQTLHNGTIPYPTALSPSAILEFQKCPQSYLFQYLYKLKQPTSLALAKGSMLHHALEQVYDLQPAERDLSTLQNLFRRVWSQNRESDVYRDLFATPEAARDLAMESVWGREGLQLLQNYVRLENPQAVTRPNPVQREIWVRAHLTIDSSQGATGYVLPGRKPQATSTPNNKDAAAFLVRGIVDRLDMVRTPESKQAVLQIVDYKTGKAPHLKYSAGMNQKIRDEALFQLQIYALLLREKQLQKQQQFEDDAAASSQTLPVRFLRLLYLTNVNDQAETLDMDLGATPLERDSRLQDVHAQISTVWNSIIDMVSRQDPHAFVGCDRSFCYCHKCRSRFVPGSVWEPPVEPT, from the coding sequence ATGGCTGCGTTCGATCCCGTGGACTCGGAAAAACCCGCGGAACTCCTGGATCCCCAAACCTTGCACAACGGTACCATTCCCTATCCAACCGCACTTTCTCCTTCGGCCATTTTGGAATTTCAGAAATGCCCGCAATCTTACCTATTCCAATACCTGTACAAACTCAAGCAACCCACCAGTCTCGCCTTGGCGAAAGGTTCCATGCTCCATCACGCCTTGGAACAAGTGTACGATCTGCAACCCGCCGAGCGTGATTTATCCACTCTGCAGAATCTATTCCGTCGCGTCTGGAGCCAAAATCGCGAATCGGATGTGTACCGGGACTTGTTCGCGACTCCCGAAGCCGCCCGGGATCTCGCGATGGAATCCGTCTGGGGTCGGGAGGGGCTCCAACTGTTGCAGAATTACGTGCGCTTGGAAAATCCGCAAGCCGTCACTCGCCCTAATCCAGTCCAACGGGAAATATGGGTCCGGGCTCATCTCACCATCGATTCCTCACAGGGTGCGACGGGGTACGTCCTGCCCGGTCGCAAACCCCAGGCCACGTCCACACCGAACAACAAGGACGCAGCCGCCTTTTTAGTCCGTGGCATTGTGGATCGGTTGGATATGGTCCGGACGCCTGAATCGAAACAAGCAGTCCTACAAATCGTCGATTACAAAACCGGCAAGGCGCCGCATCTCAAGTATAGTGCGGGCATGAATCAGAAAATTCGGGACGAAGCGCTGTTTCAACTGCAAATCTACGCACTCCTGTTGCGCGAAAAGCAACTCCAGAAACAACAGCAGTTCGAAGACGATGCGGCCGCGTCCTCGCAAACCTTACCCGTGCGATTTCTGCGTCTCTTGTACCTAACAAACGTCAACGATCAGGCCGAAACGCTGGACATGGACTTGGGAGCGACGCCGCTTGAGCGGGACTCACGACTCCAAGACGTGCACGCGCAAATCTCTACCGTGTGGAACTCCATTATCGATATGGTCAGTCGACAGGACCCTCACGCCTTTGTCGGCTGTGACCGGTCGTTTTGCTATTGCCACAAGTGCCGATCGCGATTCGTGCCGGGATCTGTATGGGAACCGCCGGTGGAACCGACCTAA
- a CDS encoding predicted protein, with translation MAYIPDKFERFEAWLRENGAHFEALELREYDCLNSSNTSASEVDDEEKKESPLTVSLEEVSEMRGVHARRSIPPHTTCVSIPRRCLITVEMGQATPIGRAILQADLDLDAPKHIFLMIYLLWDRKTHGSSSFFHPYYEILPPTLRNMPIFWSAFELQELEGSHLLSQIADRGQAIQDDYEAILEVAPSLGTLCTLDEFKWARMCVCSRNFGLQIDGHRTSALVPHADMLNHYRPRETKWTFDEVTQCFTITSLQSIQAGAQVYDSYGQKCNHRFLLNYGFAVEDNRELDGFCPNEVPLELYVDPADILFQDKLEFWTRGETNQISGAVTAGLIAQAVGGSMGRGVPSHAAESYTSGPVVKRVRLASYPTTISQDMADLQDEASYPQFSNRRHAKIQVRGEKEVLHHFRVWSETALDMLTFIEDELKEQQQGNVEVELLQNNRTSVTTTGQGVVNFDDVIRDMEQDDDVHHTILRYCADVLGSLRREEFKHLRYAQEHASGTRGGARSSFRSNNGLSGFF, from the exons ATGGCATACATACCAGACAAGTTCGAACGCTTTGAAGCTTGGCTTCGAGAGAATGGAGCCCACTTCGAAGCG CTCGAACTCCGTGAGTATGATTGCTTGAATAGCAGCAACACGAGTGCTTCCGAAGtcgatgacgaagaaaagaaggaatcgcCTCTTACGGTGTCCCTGGAAGAAGTTTCCGAAATGCGGGGCGTTCATGCGCGACGAAGCATTCCTCCACACACCACGTGTGTTAGTATTCCTCGTCGCTGCTTGATTACGGTTGAAATGGGGCAGGCCACACCGATTGGCCGAGCTATTCTTCAGGCCGATTTAGATCTAGACGCTCCCAAACACATCTTCCTCATGATATATCTTCTCTGGGATCGCAAGACACACGGGTCCTCGTCCTTCTTCCACCCCTACTACGAAATCTTACCACCTACGCTTCGGAACATGCCTATCTTCTGGTCCGCATTCGAATTACAGGAACTTGAGGGTTCGCATCTTTTATCACAGATTGCCGATCGGGGTCAGGCCATCCAGGATGATTACGAAGCTATTCTGGAAGTGGCGCCGTCCTTGGGAACCTTATGTACACTCGACGAATTCAAATGGGCCCGCATGTGCGTTTGCAGTCGCAACTTTGGTCTCCAAATTGATGGACACCGGACTTCAGCCCTCGTACCGCATGCAGACATGCTCAATCATTACCGACCAAGGGAAACGAAATGGACCTTTGACGAAGTCACGCAGTGCTTCACCATTACCTCGCTTCAATCGATACAAGCCGGTGCGCAGGTCTACGATTCGTACGGACAAAAGTGCAACCATCGTTTTTTATTAAACTACGGATTCGCCGTTGAAGACAACCGGGAATTGGACGGCTTTTGCCCCAATGAAGTGCCGCTGGAATTGTACGTGGATCCCGCCGACATACTTTTTCAGGATAAACTGGAGTTCTGGACGCGAGGGGAAACGAATCAAATATCGGGAGCGGTCACCGCCGGTTTGATTGCCCAAGCCGTTGGTGGGAGCATGGGTAGAGGCGTACCGTCCCATGCTGCGGAATCGTACACTTCCGGGCCCGTGGTCAAACGCGTCAGG CTCGCCTCGTACCCCACTACAATCTCTCAAGACATGGCCGATTTACAGGATGAAGCGAGCTATCCGCAATTCTCGAACCGTCGTCACGCCAAAATACAAGTGCGTGGTGAAAAGGAAGTTCTGCACCATTTTCGCGTATGGTCGGAGACGGCTCTAGATATGCTGACCTTCATTGAGGACGAGCTCAAGGAACAACAGCAGGGTAATGTTGAAGTTGAGCTGTTGCAAAACAATCGTACCTCGGTAACGACCACGGGCCAAGGTGTCGTGAATTTCGACGATGTCATTCGGGATATGGAACAGGACGATGATGTACACCATACAATATTGCGTTACTGTGCCGATGTGCTGGGATCATTGCGACGCGAGGAATTCAAGCACTTGCGGTACGCACAGGAGCATGCATCCGGAACGAGAGGCGGAGCGAGATCGTCCTTCAGATCAAACAATGGCTTGAGCGGTTTTTTTTAA